CAGGAATAAAAAGACTTATCGTAGTAGGAGGAGCAGGAAGCCTTTACACTCCCGATAACGTACAGATTGTAGACACTCCGGATTTTCCTGAAGCTTATAAGCCGGGAGCAACAGCAGCAAGAGACTATTTAAACAGGATCAAAGAAAATAATACGTTGGACTGGACCTTTTTCAGTCCTGCCATTGAAATGAACCAGGCCAATGTAGGAGAAAGAACAGGAAAGTACAGAACATCTTTGGAAACACCGGTCTTTGATGAAAACGGAAGAAGCCGTCTTTCTGTGGAAGATGTAGCAGTAGTTTTGGTAGACGAGCTGGAAAAGAACAACCACATCCGTGAACGTTTTACAGCAGCATATTAATTTAAAAAATAAACAATGTTAAAAAAGAAATTATTATCATTGGTAGCGATGCTGGGGTTTGTAAGCATCCTTCTGGCAGGAAATCTGAAGATTAAAGTTTACAATCCCGGGGCCAAAGCTATCTTTCCTATTACCTCCACTATTATTTACGGGGATAAAGATGCTATGCTTATTGATGCCCAGTTTCAGAAGCAGTATGCAGAACAGCTGGTAAAAGAAATTAAGGCAACAGGAAAAAATCTGAAAACGGTTTTTATTTCCCACAGTGACCCGGATTTTTATTTCGGACTTGATGTAATCAAAAAAGCATTTCCAAACGTAAAAATCATTTCAACAGCACAGACTGCTTATCTTATATCTGCTTCAAAGGATGATAAAATGGCGGTATGGAAACCACAGCTGAAAGAAGATGCCCCTTCAGAGATTATTATTCCGGAAGCAGTTAATGCAATTCCGGATCTGGAAGGCAATAAAATTGAAATAAAACAGAATGCTGAAGATCCTGCCCACAGTTTTGTCTGGATTCCCTCTCTAAAAACTGTGGCAGGAGGTATTTCCGTTTCCGTAGATTCACATATCTGGATGGCAGATACACAGAATATCAAAGCAATCGATCAATGGATCGGGCAGATTGATGCCATGAAAGCATTAAAACCTGAACAGGTAGTACCTTCGCACTTTGCAAAACAGTCTTTGTCTCCTCAGTCCCTTGATTTCGTTAAAAATTACCTGGAAAACTATAAAAAAGCAGTCACAGAAAATAAGACATCTTCCGCTGTTACAGATTTTATGGTAAAAAAATATCCTGACCTTCACGGAAAAGAAGAACTGGAAATGGGAGCAAAAGTTTTCTTTGGAGAAATGAATTGGGATCTGAAATCACCATATCCCGCCATTGGAAAGAAAGTGGAAGCCGATTTCGGAACACTTAAATTCATGCTGGATTTTAAAGACAATAAAGAAATGACCTTTACAGGAGTTTCCGAAAATGTAAAAGGCAGTACAGATACCGTACAGTATACTGCTGTAGAAGTGGCAAAAAATGTCTTTATGGTATACTGGCATGAACCCAAATTAGGCTCTGATGTTACCCACATTCAGGATTACAACAAAAATATAATTTATACCAATATTGCAGAACCGAACGGAACATTCACCCACTTGAAAGGAACTCTGAAGATTCTGAAATAAAATAAATAATAAAAAACGGCTGTCAACTCGACAGCCGTTTTTTTATAAATTCATAAACAATTTCGGATTAACCGGTGTATTGTTTTTATGTACTTCGTAATGAAGGTGAGGCCCTGTAGAACGCCCGGAGTTTCCTGACTTGGCGATAACCTGTCCCACTTTTACCTTATCATTTACTTTTGAAACCAATTGCGATAAGTGGCCGTAAAGCGTGGCAAGCCCGTTCCCGTGAGAAACAATAACACAGTTTCCGTAACCTCCTTTCTGTCCGGAAAAGATTACAGTTCCTGCAGCGGCAGCTCTTACATCTGAACCATAAGCAACTGCAATATCCAGCCCTTTGTGAAACTGCATCTGATCAGCTTCAGCAGGTGGATTGTTCTTTTCCACAGGAGCTTTTGCTGAAGCATTGCCGGCTACAGCTTTCGTTGATGTTGTCGCAGCAGGCGTTGGTGCCGGAGCAGCAGGAGCCGCTTTAGGAGTTACCATTACCTTTACTTCTCTTTTATTGCCATAGCTGTCTGTCAGTTCAATGATTTTTTCAACGGGCTCAGCTTTTACTTCAGGCTTTGGAGCAGCAACAACTACTGCCGGCTTAGATTCTGAAGCCGTATTTGATTTTACAGAAGCAAATACCGTTTTAAAAGGAATCGGGTTTTTTCTGATGCCGAAATTGGAGGAAATATATCCGTCTGTTGGCATTCCCAGGGGAACTTCCATCAGTTTTTTCTGAAGATTCATTAAATACTGGCTGTAGCGGTTGGCCTGTTTAGCTAAGTATATGGAATTTGAGATACTGTCTTTACTGAGAACCATCAGCTTTTCATTGGAGATATCTTTAGACTTCAAGAATGAATTAAGCTGGGCTACAGTCTGATCCACCATAGTGAGATCTGTTTTCATTTTCAAATAATCTACACTGTCTTTTTCAGTGTTAATTTTTACCAGGTTCACTTCGTACATTTTGTCATCTTTTTCAGAAAATAACCTGGCGATAAGGATAGCCTGCGCAAAAACTACTAGTAAAAGTCCTCCCAGGAGAATGTTTACGTTCTTCTTGCTGTTTAGAAATTTCTTCATTTTTCTTCTCTTAGTATATTTACAAAACGGTTTTAAGCCTGCAAATTTAATTAAAA
Above is a genomic segment from Chryseobacterium shigense containing:
- a CDS encoding NAD(P)-dependent oxidoreductase; translation: MKKVSVIGATGFVGKQVVNELAERGYEVEALVRDASKVETKGNVTAKSVDVNNTDELAEALKGSDAVISAFNAGWTNPNLYNDFLNGSVNIEKAVEKSGIKRLIVVGGAGSLYTPDNVQIVDTPDFPEAYKPGATAARDYLNRIKENNTLDWTFFSPAIEMNQANVGERTGKYRTSLETPVFDENGRSRLSVEDVAVVLVDELEKNNHIRERFTAAY
- a CDS encoding MBL fold metallo-hydrolase, with product MLKKKLLSLVAMLGFVSILLAGNLKIKVYNPGAKAIFPITSTIIYGDKDAMLIDAQFQKQYAEQLVKEIKATGKNLKTVFISHSDPDFYFGLDVIKKAFPNVKIISTAQTAYLISASKDDKMAVWKPQLKEDAPSEIIIPEAVNAIPDLEGNKIEIKQNAEDPAHSFVWIPSLKTVAGGISVSVDSHIWMADTQNIKAIDQWIGQIDAMKALKPEQVVPSHFAKQSLSPQSLDFVKNYLENYKKAVTENKTSSAVTDFMVKKYPDLHGKEELEMGAKVFFGEMNWDLKSPYPAIGKKVEADFGTLKFMLDFKDNKEMTFTGVSENVKGSTDTVQYTAVEVAKNVFMVYWHEPKLGSDVTHIQDYNKNIIYTNIAEPNGTFTHLKGTLKILK
- a CDS encoding M23 family metallopeptidase, whose product is MKKFLNSKKNVNILLGGLLLVVFAQAILIARLFSEKDDKMYEVNLVKINTEKDSVDYLKMKTDLTMVDQTVAQLNSFLKSKDISNEKLMVLSKDSISNSIYLAKQANRYSQYLMNLQKKLMEVPLGMPTDGYISSNFGIRKNPIPFKTVFASVKSNTASESKPAVVVAAPKPEVKAEPVEKIIELTDSYGNKREVKVMVTPKAAPAAPAPTPAATTSTKAVAGNASAKAPVEKNNPPAEADQMQFHKGLDIAVAYGSDVRAAAAGTVIFSGQKGGYGNCVIVSHGNGLATLYGHLSQLVSKVNDKVKVGQVIAKSGNSGRSTGPHLHYEVHKNNTPVNPKLFMNL